One part of the Solea solea chromosome 16, fSolSol10.1, whole genome shotgun sequence genome encodes these proteins:
- the arhgap44a gene encoding rho GTPase-activating protein 44 isoform X7, translating into MKKQFNRMRQLANQTVGRAEKTEVLSEDLLQVEKRLDLVKQVTHSTHKKLTACLQGQQGTDVEKRSVKSPSKKLPLTILAQCLVEGATVLGDDSLLGKMLKLCGETEEKLAQELIQFEFQIERDVVEPLYVLAEVDIPNIQKQRKHLAKLVLDMDSARTRYQQSSKSSSHPSTLQPGAKSESLREEMEEAANRMEICRDQLSADMYNFVAKEIDYANYFQTLIETQAEYHRKSLEILHSVLPQIKAHQEAWVEKPSFGKSLEEHLNISGREIAFPIEACVTMLLECGMQEEGLFRVAPSASKLKKLKASLDCGVLDVQEYSSDPHAIAGALKSYLRELPEPLMTTELYDEWIQASNIQDIDKRLQALMAACEKLPTDNLNNFRYLVKFLAKLSDYQDANKMTPGNMAIVLGPNLLWTHTESNMTEMMTTVSLQIVGIIEPIIQHADWFFPGEIEFNLTGSYGSPIHTNHNSNYSSMPSPDMDQSDRKQPHDQSRRPLSVATDNMMLEFYKKDGIRKIQSMGVRVMDTSWVSRKGSSTLARKTSSTPPGMQGPSSPADTLIPEQPGELVTSPSATPPPAERFCSLKSKELSPVIGHKAIQVAGPTVPPSCSSSPQSSSQSPHSTEHSPHTLRKGSKKLAPVPPKVPYCQSGGMSDQSTGQPSPVSLSPTPPSTPSPYGLACPPGQVPPPSPGQTPFGAPHSLSSPPSLSGTLTKSRPTPKPRQRPSLPPPQPPTAPPGFTGPAMAPVPQPLEQGLLDGLSPGESMSTDIFNYEIPSINVNLDSLIDEFSGAPYRRSLAVTDSPEGDTVPDEEPQSTTL; encoded by the exons ggcaGAAAAAACAGAGGTGTTGAGTGAGGATCTTCTACAG GTGGAGAAGCGTCTGGATCTGGTCAAGCAGGTGACACACAGCACTCACAAGAAGCTCACTGCCTGCCTGCAGGGTCAGCAGGGGACTGATGTGGAGAAGAGGTCTGTCAAGTCGCCTTCT AAAAAACTACCACTCACGATCCTGGCACAATGTTTGGTAGAGGGGGCTACAGTGTTGGGAGACGACTCTCTCTTGGG GAAGATGCTGAAGCTGTGcggggagacagaggagaagttGGCTCAGGAGCTCATCCAGTTTGAGTTCCAGATAGAGAGAGATGTGGTGGAGCCGCTGTATGTGCTTGCTGAG GTGGACATTCCCAACATCCAGAAACAGAGGAAGCACCTAGCTAAACTTGTCTTGGACATGGACTCTGCACGGACAAG ATATCAGCAGTCGTCCAAGTCATCCAGTCACCCAAGCACTCTGCAGCCTGGCGCCAAGTCCGAGTCCCTCAGAGAGGAGATGGAAGAGGCGGCCAATCGGATGGAGATTTGTAGG GATCAGTTGTCTGCAGATATGTACAATTTTGTGGCCAAAGAAATCGACTATGCAAATTATTTCCAGACA CTGATAGAAACACAGGCAGAATATCACAGGAAGTCATTAGAGATTCTTCACAGTGTCCTGCCCCAGATTAAAGCTCACCAAG AGGCGTGGGTCGAGAAGCCATCATTTGGCAAGTCTTTGGAGGAACACCTGAACATTAGTGGCAGAGAGATCGCCTTTCCCATCGAAGCCTGTGTCACCATGCTGCTGGAGTGTGGCATGCAAGAGGAG GGCCTCTTCAGAGTGGCTCCATCAGCCTCCAAGCTGAAGAAGCTGAAAGCCTCCCTGGATTGTGGAGTTCTGGATGTGCAAGAGTACTCCTCTGACCCACACGCCATCGCAG GGGCTTTGAAATCATACCTCCGCGAGCTCCCCGAGCCCCTGATGACCACTGAACTTTATGATGAATGGATTCAGGCCTCCAA catTCAAGATATAGACAAGAGACTCCAGGCATTAATGGCGGCGTGTGAGAAACTCCCCACAGACAACCTGAACAACTTCCG ATATCTAGTCAAATTCTTAGCCAAGCTGAGTGACTATCAAGACGCAAACAAGATGACTCCCGGCAACATGGCGATCGTGCTCGGCCCTAACCTGCTCTGGACGCACACTGAATC GAACATGACAGAGATGATGACCACCGTGTCCCTGCAGATTGTTGGAATCATCGAGCCCATCATCCAGCATGCGGACTGGTTCTTCCCTGGAG AGATCGAGTTCAACTTGACGGGCAGCTACGGCAGCCCGATCCACACCAACCACAACTCCAACTACAGTTCCATGCCCTCGCCGGACATGGACCAATCCGACCGCAAGCAGCCGCACGACCAGAGCCGACGCCCACTGAGTGTCGCCACCGACAACATGATGCTGGAATTTTACAAGAAGGATGG CATTAGGAAGATTCAAAG TATGGGTGTCCGCGTCATGGACACCTCCTGGGTGTCTCGAAAGGGTTCGTCCACCCTGGCGCGCAAGACCTCCTCCACCCCTCCAGGCATGCAAGGCCCCAGTTCTCCCGCAGACACACTCATCCCAGAACAGCCCGGAGAGCTCGTCACCTCCCCTTCTGCGACACCACCACCCGCAGAAAGGTTTTG TTCATTGAAGAGTAAAGAGCTTTCCCCTGTAATTGGACACAAAGCCATCCAGGTGGCAGGTCCAACTGTCCCccccagctgcagcagcagtcctCAGAGCAGCAGCCAGTCCCCCCACTCCACAGAGCACAGTCCACACACCCTGCGCAAAG gTTCCAAGAAGTTGGCCCCTGTGCCTCCCAAGGTCCCGTATTGCCAGTCTGGTGGGATGTCCGACCAGTCCACAGGTCAGCCGTCACCGGTCAGCCTGTCTCCCACACCTCCTAGCACTCCCTCCCCTTATGGACTGGCCTGCCCTCCAGGGCAAGTGCCCCCACCCTCCCCTGGGCAGACCCCATTTGGGGCGCCCCACTCCCTCTcgtcccctccctccctgagCGGAACACTCACCAAGTCTCGACCAACCCCTAAGCCCAGGCAGAGACCTAGTCTGCCCCCTCCTCAGCCACCCACAGCCCCTCCTGGGTTTACTGGCCCGGCCATGGCCCCAGTCCCCCAGCCCCTGGAGCAGGGCCTCCTGGATGGACTGTCTCCTGGGGAGAGCATGTCTACAG ATATCTTCAATTATGAAATCCCCTCCATCAATGTCAATCTGGACAGCCTCATCGATGAGTTCAGCGGTGCCCCCTACAGGAGGTCTCTGGCAGTGACAGACTCTCCAGAGGGAGACACTGTGCCTGACGAGGAGCCCCAGAGCACCACTCTATGA
- the arhgap44a gene encoding rho GTPase-activating protein 44 isoform X4: MKKQFNRMRQLANQTVGRAEKTEVLSEDLLQVEKRLDLVKQVTHSTHKKLTACLQGQQGTDVEKRSVKSPSKKLPLTILAQCLVEGATVLGDDSLLGKMLKLCGETEEKLAQELIQFEFQIERDVVEPLYVLAEVDIPNIQKQRKHLAKLVLDMDSARTRYQQSSKSSSHPSTLQPGAKSESLREEMEEAANRMEICRDQLSADMYNFVAKEIDYANYFQTLIETQAEYHRKSLEILHSVLPQIKAHQEAWVEKPSFGKSLEEHLNISGREIAFPIEACVTMLLECGMQEEGLFRVAPSASKLKKLKASLDCGVLDVQEYSSDPHAIAGALKSYLRELPEPLMTTELYDEWIQASNIQDIDKRLQALMAACEKLPTDNLNNFRYLVKFLAKLSDYQDANKMTPGNMAIVLGPNLLWTHTESNMTEMMTTVSLQIVGIIEPIIQHADWFFPGEIEFNLTGSYGSPIHTNHNSNYSSMPSPDMDQSDRKQPHDQSRRPLSVATDNMMLEFYKKDGSIRKIQSMGVRVMDTSWVSRKGSSTLARKTSSTPPGMQGPSSPADTLIPEQPGELVTSPSATPPPAERFCSDNVSPNRPDTSHTHPPPGEDRPPPPYPTSSCHTLPHLFYPKPPPCARPVAPGPESQPPASPPPPMRWSGFTPPAPPPSSSSSSSSSSLDINSNPKPSCLHFPKHSPPGDLSHAPPPDLNASPLYIKTPLVLTRHDQSLGNPPSLPSSAPPPWAACPCARERGPPRLTSSLKSKELSPVIGHKAIQVAGPTVPPSCSSSPQSSSQSPHSTEHSPHTLRKGSKKLAPVPPKVPYCQSGGMSDQSTGQPSPVSLSPTPPSTPSPYGLACPPGQVPPPSPGQTPFGAPHSLSSPPSLSGTLTKSRPTPKPRQRPSLPPPQPPTAPPGFTGPAMAPVPQPLEQGLLDGLSPGESMSTAV; this comes from the exons ggcaGAAAAAACAGAGGTGTTGAGTGAGGATCTTCTACAG GTGGAGAAGCGTCTGGATCTGGTCAAGCAGGTGACACACAGCACTCACAAGAAGCTCACTGCCTGCCTGCAGGGTCAGCAGGGGACTGATGTGGAGAAGAGGTCTGTCAAGTCGCCTTCT AAAAAACTACCACTCACGATCCTGGCACAATGTTTGGTAGAGGGGGCTACAGTGTTGGGAGACGACTCTCTCTTGGG GAAGATGCTGAAGCTGTGcggggagacagaggagaagttGGCTCAGGAGCTCATCCAGTTTGAGTTCCAGATAGAGAGAGATGTGGTGGAGCCGCTGTATGTGCTTGCTGAG GTGGACATTCCCAACATCCAGAAACAGAGGAAGCACCTAGCTAAACTTGTCTTGGACATGGACTCTGCACGGACAAG ATATCAGCAGTCGTCCAAGTCATCCAGTCACCCAAGCACTCTGCAGCCTGGCGCCAAGTCCGAGTCCCTCAGAGAGGAGATGGAAGAGGCGGCCAATCGGATGGAGATTTGTAGG GATCAGTTGTCTGCAGATATGTACAATTTTGTGGCCAAAGAAATCGACTATGCAAATTATTTCCAGACA CTGATAGAAACACAGGCAGAATATCACAGGAAGTCATTAGAGATTCTTCACAGTGTCCTGCCCCAGATTAAAGCTCACCAAG AGGCGTGGGTCGAGAAGCCATCATTTGGCAAGTCTTTGGAGGAACACCTGAACATTAGTGGCAGAGAGATCGCCTTTCCCATCGAAGCCTGTGTCACCATGCTGCTGGAGTGTGGCATGCAAGAGGAG GGCCTCTTCAGAGTGGCTCCATCAGCCTCCAAGCTGAAGAAGCTGAAAGCCTCCCTGGATTGTGGAGTTCTGGATGTGCAAGAGTACTCCTCTGACCCACACGCCATCGCAG GGGCTTTGAAATCATACCTCCGCGAGCTCCCCGAGCCCCTGATGACCACTGAACTTTATGATGAATGGATTCAGGCCTCCAA catTCAAGATATAGACAAGAGACTCCAGGCATTAATGGCGGCGTGTGAGAAACTCCCCACAGACAACCTGAACAACTTCCG ATATCTAGTCAAATTCTTAGCCAAGCTGAGTGACTATCAAGACGCAAACAAGATGACTCCCGGCAACATGGCGATCGTGCTCGGCCCTAACCTGCTCTGGACGCACACTGAATC GAACATGACAGAGATGATGACCACCGTGTCCCTGCAGATTGTTGGAATCATCGAGCCCATCATCCAGCATGCGGACTGGTTCTTCCCTGGAG AGATCGAGTTCAACTTGACGGGCAGCTACGGCAGCCCGATCCACACCAACCACAACTCCAACTACAGTTCCATGCCCTCGCCGGACATGGACCAATCCGACCGCAAGCAGCCGCACGACCAGAGCCGACGCCCACTGAGTGTCGCCACCGACAACATGATGCTGGAATTTTACAAGAAGGATGG CAGCATTAGGAAGATTCAAAG TATGGGTGTCCGCGTCATGGACACCTCCTGGGTGTCTCGAAAGGGTTCGTCCACCCTGGCGCGCAAGACCTCCTCCACCCCTCCAGGCATGCAAGGCCCCAGTTCTCCCGCAGACACACTCATCCCAGAACAGCCCGGAGAGCTCGTCACCTCCCCTTCTGCGACACCACCACCCGCAGAAAGGTTTTG CTCAGACAACGTGTCGCCCAATCGGCCGGACACCTCTCATACCCATCCACCCCCGGGGGAGGACCGGCCACCCCCCCCTTACCCCACTTCTTCATGCCACACTTTGCCCCACCTCTTCTATCCCAAACCCCCACCCTGCGCTCGCCCTGTGGCACCGGGTCCAGAGTCCCAGCCCCCCGcctcacccccacccccaatGCGCTGGTCTGGCTTTACTCCCCctgccccgcccccttcctcttcctcctcctcgtcctcctcgtcacTTGACATCAATTCGAACCCCAAACCCAGCTGTCTGCACTTCCCCAAGCACAGTCCGCCTGGTGACTTGTCGCATGCCCCCCCACCAGACCTTAACGCCTCTCCACTCTACATCAAAACCCCCTTGGTACTAACCCGCCACGACCAGTCCCTCGGCAACCCCCCTAGCCTCCCTTCGTCTGCACCCCCGCCGTGGGCTGCCTGTCCATgtgccagagagagaggacccCCCAGGCTGACTAG TTCATTGAAGAGTAAAGAGCTTTCCCCTGTAATTGGACACAAAGCCATCCAGGTGGCAGGTCCAACTGTCCCccccagctgcagcagcagtcctCAGAGCAGCAGCCAGTCCCCCCACTCCACAGAGCACAGTCCACACACCCTGCGCAAAG gTTCCAAGAAGTTGGCCCCTGTGCCTCCCAAGGTCCCGTATTGCCAGTCTGGTGGGATGTCCGACCAGTCCACAGGTCAGCCGTCACCGGTCAGCCTGTCTCCCACACCTCCTAGCACTCCCTCCCCTTATGGACTGGCCTGCCCTCCAGGGCAAGTGCCCCCACCCTCCCCTGGGCAGACCCCATTTGGGGCGCCCCACTCCCTCTcgtcccctccctccctgagCGGAACACTCACCAAGTCTCGACCAACCCCTAAGCCCAGGCAGAGACCTAGTCTGCCCCCTCCTCAGCCACCCACAGCCCCTCCTGGGTTTACTGGCCCGGCCATGGCCCCAGTCCCCCAGCCCCTGGAGCAGGGCCTCCTGGATGGACTGTCTCCTGGGGAGAGCATGTCTACAG CTGTGTGA
- the arhgap44a gene encoding rho GTPase-activating protein 44 isoform X3: protein MKKQFNRMRQLANQTVGRAEKTEVLSEDLLQVEKRLDLVKQVTHSTHKKLTACLQGQQGTDVEKRSVKSPSKKLPLTILAQCLVEGATVLGDDSLLGKMLKLCGETEEKLAQELIQFEFQIERDVVEPLYVLAEVDIPNIQKQRKHLAKLVLDMDSARTRYQQSSKSSSHPSTLQPGAKSESLREEMEEAANRMEICRDQLSADMYNFVAKEIDYANYFQTLIETQAEYHRKSLEILHSVLPQIKAHQEAWVEKPSFGKSLEEHLNISGREIAFPIEACVTMLLECGMQEEGLFRVAPSASKLKKLKASLDCGVLDVQEYSSDPHAIAGALKSYLRELPEPLMTTELYDEWIQASNIQDIDKRLQALMAACEKLPTDNLNNFRYLVKFLAKLSDYQDANKMTPGNMAIVLGPNLLWTHTESNMTEMMTTVSLQIVGIIEPIIQHADWFFPGEIEFNLTGSYGSPIHTNHNSNYSSMPSPDMDQSDRKQPHDQSRRPLSVATDNMMLEFYKKDGMGVRVMDTSWVSRKGSSTLARKTSSTPPGMQGPSSPADTLIPEQPGELVTSPSATPPPAERFCSDNVSPNRPDTSHTHPPPGEDRPPPPYPTSSCHTLPHLFYPKPPPCARPVAPGPESQPPASPPPPMRWSGFTPPAPPPSSSSSSSSSSLDINSNPKPSCLHFPKHSPPGDLSHAPPPDLNASPLYIKTPLVLTRHDQSLGNPPSLPSSAPPPWAACPCARERGPPRLTSSLKSKELSPVIGHKAIQVAGPTVPPSCSSSPQSSSQSPHSTEHSPHTLRKGSKKLAPVPPKVPYCQSGGMSDQSTGQPSPVSLSPTPPSTPSPYGLACPPGQVPPPSPGQTPFGAPHSLSSPPSLSGTLTKSRPTPKPRQRPSLPPPQPPTAPPGFTGPAMAPVPQPLEQGLLDGLSPGESMSTDIFNYEIPSINVNLDSLIDEFSGAPYRRSLAVTDSPEGDTVPDEEPQSTTL from the exons ggcaGAAAAAACAGAGGTGTTGAGTGAGGATCTTCTACAG GTGGAGAAGCGTCTGGATCTGGTCAAGCAGGTGACACACAGCACTCACAAGAAGCTCACTGCCTGCCTGCAGGGTCAGCAGGGGACTGATGTGGAGAAGAGGTCTGTCAAGTCGCCTTCT AAAAAACTACCACTCACGATCCTGGCACAATGTTTGGTAGAGGGGGCTACAGTGTTGGGAGACGACTCTCTCTTGGG GAAGATGCTGAAGCTGTGcggggagacagaggagaagttGGCTCAGGAGCTCATCCAGTTTGAGTTCCAGATAGAGAGAGATGTGGTGGAGCCGCTGTATGTGCTTGCTGAG GTGGACATTCCCAACATCCAGAAACAGAGGAAGCACCTAGCTAAACTTGTCTTGGACATGGACTCTGCACGGACAAG ATATCAGCAGTCGTCCAAGTCATCCAGTCACCCAAGCACTCTGCAGCCTGGCGCCAAGTCCGAGTCCCTCAGAGAGGAGATGGAAGAGGCGGCCAATCGGATGGAGATTTGTAGG GATCAGTTGTCTGCAGATATGTACAATTTTGTGGCCAAAGAAATCGACTATGCAAATTATTTCCAGACA CTGATAGAAACACAGGCAGAATATCACAGGAAGTCATTAGAGATTCTTCACAGTGTCCTGCCCCAGATTAAAGCTCACCAAG AGGCGTGGGTCGAGAAGCCATCATTTGGCAAGTCTTTGGAGGAACACCTGAACATTAGTGGCAGAGAGATCGCCTTTCCCATCGAAGCCTGTGTCACCATGCTGCTGGAGTGTGGCATGCAAGAGGAG GGCCTCTTCAGAGTGGCTCCATCAGCCTCCAAGCTGAAGAAGCTGAAAGCCTCCCTGGATTGTGGAGTTCTGGATGTGCAAGAGTACTCCTCTGACCCACACGCCATCGCAG GGGCTTTGAAATCATACCTCCGCGAGCTCCCCGAGCCCCTGATGACCACTGAACTTTATGATGAATGGATTCAGGCCTCCAA catTCAAGATATAGACAAGAGACTCCAGGCATTAATGGCGGCGTGTGAGAAACTCCCCACAGACAACCTGAACAACTTCCG ATATCTAGTCAAATTCTTAGCCAAGCTGAGTGACTATCAAGACGCAAACAAGATGACTCCCGGCAACATGGCGATCGTGCTCGGCCCTAACCTGCTCTGGACGCACACTGAATC GAACATGACAGAGATGATGACCACCGTGTCCCTGCAGATTGTTGGAATCATCGAGCCCATCATCCAGCATGCGGACTGGTTCTTCCCTGGAG AGATCGAGTTCAACTTGACGGGCAGCTACGGCAGCCCGATCCACACCAACCACAACTCCAACTACAGTTCCATGCCCTCGCCGGACATGGACCAATCCGACCGCAAGCAGCCGCACGACCAGAGCCGACGCCCACTGAGTGTCGCCACCGACAACATGATGCTGGAATTTTACAAGAAGGATGG TATGGGTGTCCGCGTCATGGACACCTCCTGGGTGTCTCGAAAGGGTTCGTCCACCCTGGCGCGCAAGACCTCCTCCACCCCTCCAGGCATGCAAGGCCCCAGTTCTCCCGCAGACACACTCATCCCAGAACAGCCCGGAGAGCTCGTCACCTCCCCTTCTGCGACACCACCACCCGCAGAAAGGTTTTG CTCAGACAACGTGTCGCCCAATCGGCCGGACACCTCTCATACCCATCCACCCCCGGGGGAGGACCGGCCACCCCCCCCTTACCCCACTTCTTCATGCCACACTTTGCCCCACCTCTTCTATCCCAAACCCCCACCCTGCGCTCGCCCTGTGGCACCGGGTCCAGAGTCCCAGCCCCCCGcctcacccccacccccaatGCGCTGGTCTGGCTTTACTCCCCctgccccgcccccttcctcttcctcctcctcgtcctcctcgtcacTTGACATCAATTCGAACCCCAAACCCAGCTGTCTGCACTTCCCCAAGCACAGTCCGCCTGGTGACTTGTCGCATGCCCCCCCACCAGACCTTAACGCCTCTCCACTCTACATCAAAACCCCCTTGGTACTAACCCGCCACGACCAGTCCCTCGGCAACCCCCCTAGCCTCCCTTCGTCTGCACCCCCGCCGTGGGCTGCCTGTCCATgtgccagagagagaggacccCCCAGGCTGACTAG TTCATTGAAGAGTAAAGAGCTTTCCCCTGTAATTGGACACAAAGCCATCCAGGTGGCAGGTCCAACTGTCCCccccagctgcagcagcagtcctCAGAGCAGCAGCCAGTCCCCCCACTCCACAGAGCACAGTCCACACACCCTGCGCAAAG gTTCCAAGAAGTTGGCCCCTGTGCCTCCCAAGGTCCCGTATTGCCAGTCTGGTGGGATGTCCGACCAGTCCACAGGTCAGCCGTCACCGGTCAGCCTGTCTCCCACACCTCCTAGCACTCCCTCCCCTTATGGACTGGCCTGCCCTCCAGGGCAAGTGCCCCCACCCTCCCCTGGGCAGACCCCATTTGGGGCGCCCCACTCCCTCTcgtcccctccctccctgagCGGAACACTCACCAAGTCTCGACCAACCCCTAAGCCCAGGCAGAGACCTAGTCTGCCCCCTCCTCAGCCACCCACAGCCCCTCCTGGGTTTACTGGCCCGGCCATGGCCCCAGTCCCCCAGCCCCTGGAGCAGGGCCTCCTGGATGGACTGTCTCCTGGGGAGAGCATGTCTACAG ATATCTTCAATTATGAAATCCCCTCCATCAATGTCAATCTGGACAGCCTCATCGATGAGTTCAGCGGTGCCCCCTACAGGAGGTCTCTGGCAGTGACAGACTCTCCAGAGGGAGACACTGTGCCTGACGAGGAGCCCCAGAGCACCACTCTATGA